Below is a genomic region from Halostella litorea.
TGGTAGCGTCCCCAGGTGTCCGGGTCTGTGGCAGAGGCGTACTGGCCCGTCGCGGCGTCGATGGGGACCTTGGTCGATTTCCCGTCACGCGTCTGCTCACGCCAGCAGAGCCACTGATCTCTCGTACGCAACACCTCGGGAACGGTCGCCGTCGATGGGGGTGTTTGGGAGGCTGTCATCGTTGGGGTCTCATTCGCCACTCAGGTGCGTGCGATCCGTTCTCAGTGAGTCCACACACCTGATTGGTGTATGCACGTTCGTGGGGGTGTACATCGGGTCGATACGGTCCGATTCACGTGGTGGTTCTTGGGTGTTTCTACACGCCACTACTGGGCGAGAGAGGGGTTGTACGGGCCGGGTAGGTGTTCTCGCTCTCGCTCCGGTGGTGTACATCTCCCGTATGCTCCGGAGAGAAGCCGTTTCGTGGACGATTGTATGATGTGTGGACGGTCATGGGGACCCGGCCACTCCGAGGGAATGATACGGTGTGGGTTTCCCCGCAGTCCGAGGCCCGGAGACGGCCGTTTTCAGTGGGGCTTCTCCGGTAGTACTGCGATCGGACAGGAATTAATTCGGATCGGAAACCGAGTGACGGTATCCGGTTGTACGAATTTGGGATGCCCGTATTGACAGGTATATCTCTCAGTTGTGTCAGTTTGTGCGAGCCCCGGCAGTTTCCCATTCGGCCGCTATGGCTGTTCTCGGGGGTTTTTTGGGTCGCGTATGGTGTTCGGGGGTCTGTCGGTGCCGAATTCGTTCAAGCGATGTTTTCGGGGGTTTCAGTGCGATTGTACGGGTATGTGCGGATTGCATGCGGAGACGAGCGAGGTGTGTGCTTGGTGGGCCGTCGTAGCGTTCTGTCGTCATTGCTCTAAGAGACTGCGAGAGGCCGCATATTGTCCGATATGCCCGGATACTCGTTGCATGCTCTGCTGGAACACGGATGTTGATCTGCATCGCCGAACATAGCCGAGTACACGGGGTGAGACCACTACCAATTGCGGATACGCCGACTTCGTGTACGGCCCGTCACGGCGATTGCCTACTCTCTACTATCCTTCGAACACTCCGTTACTGATCCATCCGTCGAGGCTGTTGCGGTGCTAACGTACTCTCCGCCTGGAACCACAAGGTGATGAACCGAGGAGATGTAGTAACACCTCAACGGTGGCGACCAGTTCAATTTTCTCGACCACCGAACGCCGCAGGAGGAGTCGTCGGTGCTCACCGGGACCGGCCGTCGGGGTCGGTCGTCGGCTACGCGTCGTCGGAGGCTCCGACGCGGTCCTGTCGGTCGAGGTAGTCCGCGACCCCGGCCCGGAGCGCCTCCTCGGGCCCGAGGACGCAGTCGCGTCGGAGGTCCGGGAACTGCCCGGCAAGGAGCTCCGGGATCACCGGTTCGCCGGCGGCGATCTCCTCGACGGACCGTCCGCGGAAGTGCGAGCGCAGGATGTCCGAGACGGCCCGGCTGACCGCACAGCTTTCGGCGTCGACGGCGATCCCCTCGACGACTCCCTCCGGGGAGACCGATACGGCGAACGACGCCTCGTCGCCGCAGGTCAGTTCCCGGCGCGAGATCCGGATCGTCGGGTCGTCAACCGTCGCGTCGCCGCTCCCCTCGGCGTGGTGTTCGGCGATCTTCCCGTGGTAGCGGTCCGAAGCGAGGTGGGCCGGCAGTTCCTCCTGCGCTCCGTCGACCGCGGCGACCAGCGCGTCGACCTCGGCTTTCGTGTTGTAGACGTAAAACGAGGCCCGGACGGAACCGGGCACGTCCATCGCGTCGTGGAGCGGCTGCGTACAGTGGTCGCCCGCGCGGACGGCGATCCCCCGGGCGTTCAGCAACGACGAGAGGTCGTGACCGTGGACCCCGTCGACGTTGAACGAGACGAGCCCCGTTCGTTCCCGCCCCGCCGGCGGACCGTACGTTTCCACGTGGTCCCTAGTCGCCAGGCGCTCCAGGGCGTACTGGGCCAGTTCGTTTTCGTGCTCACGAACGGCGTCCATGCCGATGTCTTCTAGGTAGTCGACCGCCGCAGCGAGCGCGATCCCCTCGGCTATCGGCGGCGTCCCGGCCTCGAACTTCCAGGGTAGCCCGTTCCAGGTAGCCTCGTCGAGTGAGACACGGTCGATCATCCCACCGCCGTACAGGAACGGCTCCATCTCCTCAAGGAGGTGGCGCTTCCCGTAGAGCCCGCCGATCCCGGTAGGACCTGCCATCTTGTGCCCGGAGAAGGCGAAGAAATCGAGGTCCAGTGCCTCGACGTCGACGGGTCGTGTCGGGGCCGACTGCGCGCCGTCGACGAGGATACGAGCGTCGTGCTCGTGGGCGAGGTCCGCGAGTTCGCCGACGGGGTTGACCGTCCCGAGCACGTTCGAGACGTGGGTGACCGCGACGACGGCGGTGTCGTCACCGACTAACTCTGCGGCGTGATCCATGTCGAGCCGTCCGTCGTCATCTACCCGGACGAACCGGATGTCGGCTCCCGTCCGTTCGGCGACCTGTTGCCAAGTGACGAGCGTGGCGTGGTGTTCCATCTCGGTCGTCACGATCGCGTCGCCCGGACCGAGTTCGGTTAGGCCGAGCCCATGCGCAACGAGGTTCACGCTCTCGGTGGCATTTTTCGTAAACACCAGCTCCTCGCGGCCGCCGTTCGCTCCGAGGAAATCGGCGACTCGGTCGTGGGCCTCCTCGTAGGCGACCGAAGCTTCGTGGCTGAGGGCGTGGATGCCGCGATGGACGTTGGCGTTGTAGCCGCCGTAGAACTCCTCGAAGACGTCGTACACCTGCTCGGGGGTCTGGGTGGTCGCGGCGTTGTCGAGGTAGACGAGCGGCGATCCCTCGACCGTCCGGTCCAGCGCCGGGAAGTCCTCCTTGAGCGCCAGCGGGTCGCAGGTCATCGTCAGATCCGCCGCCGGATTCCGACCATCATGATGGCTAGTACGGGGACGGTCTGAGCAAGCTCCCAGCGGGCCGCCTTCCCGAATCGTTCGTTCCCGGCGACGACCGGACCCCCTCGCTCCTCGCGGCGGGTTCCCGGACGGTCGATCGTGGCCACGGTTACACCTCCAGTTCGGTCGCGTCGCTCACTTCGAACCGCATGACTTCGGGCTCGCCGGCCAGCAGGTCGGGCAGCCGGTCCTCGAACGCCTGGAAGTGGTCAGTCCCGATGTGGGACTCGAAGGCGTCCCCGTCCTCGTACCGCTCGACGAAGCGGATCGTGTTCTCGTCGACCACGTCCGTGGTCGCCCGGTAGTCGATCGTTCCCGGTTCCTCGTTGGACTCCGCGACGAGCGTCTCCACGAGATCCATCGCTTCGTCCCAGTGATCCGGATCGATCGGGAAGGCCGCGTGAACGACTATCATTCCGGACGACCTGTTTCTGCAGGCATGAAAAATAACCAACGGTTCGGTCACTTCAAGCGGGGGCCGTTTTTCCTGTTTCAGATCGCGCTGTCGGCCGTTGCCCTAGTTGTCTGGGTCCGTGACGGCACGCCCGGACTTGCGACGCTCAGAGCGGTGCTGACGGACGTACCGGCGATGATCACGAAGTAAGCCGAATTTTCATCGTCCGCGAGCGGACCACGCTCCCGCCACAATAGTTATTTATTTGAACGGTGTTAGCCGGGCGTAGGTCCCCAATGGTCGATCTTTCCGCCGTTTTCTCGCTCGTGTTCGGGGACGATTCCCGAACCATCCGGGAGTGTCGTCGGTGTGGGACCACATTGCGTACCGAGGAGGATGATACCACGTGTCCGAACTGTGGCTGCGAAGATATCGCTGAATACATGCTATAAATATATTCTTCTGGACGAATTTCGAATAATCTCCTCGTATCCAGAACGTTTTTACTCTCGCAACTAATGTCAATACACTATGGGTTCGGAGCGCGTGCGGTACGTCCCCAAAGTGTGTGCATACGTTACTCGCGGCGGCGGGAGCGAACTCCTCGTGTTCGAAGGCCCCGACCACGCGGGACTGCAGGTTCCGAAGGGAACGGTCGAGCCCGGCGAGACACTGCAAGAGGCGCTCCTCCGGGAGGTCAAGGAGGAAAGCGGGCTGGACCTCCCGACCTCGGTCGACTGTGTCGCCCGGGACATCTGGGCCCGTCGGCAGTCGAAGTACTACGTTCGGCACTTCTACCACGCGACCGTCAAAGACACCCTTGACACCTGGACGCACGTCGTCACCGGCGACGGCGACGAGGCGGGCAAGCGGTTCGAATACAGCTGGGTCGACCTGCCGGCAGACCGCGGGTTCGCGCTGGATCTCGACGACTACGTCGGGATGCTGCCCTCGCCCGTGAAGGCGGTTCAGTGACGCCTGCGGTTACCGGCCCGGAACCGACGCCGCCGAAAATTGAACGACCAGCAGGCTGATCTCTCATCACCTCGTTGGCAGCCCCCGGATAAGAGCCGTCCCCCGAGGTGTGGTGTCCGGCTACCCCGCGCGATGGTGGAGCCACGCCGCACAGCCGAGCGCGACGAGTCCGCTCACGGCGGCGATGCCGAACGCGACGCGATAGCCGAGCAGCGTGTACACCCGACTGCCCGCCACCGTCTCGCCCGTCCAGAAGACGTCGAGGGCCCAGCCCATGACGCCCGGCAAGACGGCCGCGCCGAGGAAGCTCAGCCCGTTTATCGTGCCCGTCGCGGTGCCCGACCGCGCCGCCGTATGGCGCTCCTTGATGACGGTGTAGGAGAGCGTGAACCCGCCGAGCAGGAACATCACGCCGAAGAAGACCAGCCCGACGTACCACAGCGGCGGCGTCCCGAGAACGACGATGCTCGCGTACGCGAGGAAGTACACCACGGCGGAGACGAGGATGATCCCGGTCCGCTCTTTCAGTCGGTCCGAGAGCCACCCGAGGATAGGCGACCCGAACACGAGGCCGGCGTTGCCGGCGAGCGTGTACAGCGACGCGGTCCGGACGGAGACGTCGTAGGCTTGCACGACGTAGGGCACGCCCCACAGCCCCATGACGGTGAAGTTCATCCCCGCGGCGAAAAACAGCATCGTACCCATGATCCAGGTGTCGCGCCTGTCGAACACCGCCCTGACGCCGTCGAGCACCTCCGAGAAGCTCTGTTCGGTGGATTCGGGCGTGCCCTCGACGGCCGCCAGCCCGGCGTCGGCCGGCGTGTCCCGGACGAGGACGAACACCGCCGCGGTGAGGGCGAACCCGGCCAGGCCGACGCCGAGCAGGCCGTCGCGCCAGCCGACGGCCGCGACGAGGACGGCGAGCGGCGTCGCCGCGAGGAGCCCGCCGACCGCCGACGCCGAGAGCGTCAGCCCCGTCACGGTCGCGAACTCGTCGGCCCGGAACCAGTTGGCACAGTACCGCAGCGTCGCGATGTAGATGACGCCGCCGCCGAGCCCGATGAGCACGCGGGCGAGAAAGCCGGCAAGGTAGGTGCCGCTGAACGAGAACCAGACGACGCCGAGGCCCATCACGGCCGAACCGAGCGTCGCGACCCGGCGCGTTCCCCACCGGTCGGTGAGGATGCCCGCGAACAACTGCATCGGGGCGTAGATGTAGAAAAACGCCGAGTGGAGCAAGCCGAGCTCCGCGCCCGTCGTGTCGAACACCCGGCTGAGGGTGTCCGCGAGGACGCCCGTCGAGACGCGGTGGAAGTTGACGAGGACGAACGCGCCGGCGAGGGCCGCCCAGCCGACCCACCGGCGCGTGGTCGGGTCGTCCCAGACGCGACGGAACATGCTAACGGGGACCATAGCCGTGCTGTCAGATATATCTACCGAGGGATTCGGGGGTCGTTACCGCCGGATGACGTGTTGGAGACTCGCGCCCACTAGCGTGCGACCGCCCAGAACCGAACGCTCTGGGGGACGTCCCACAGTATCTCGGGGAGTGAACTGTCGGCCGGGTCGTTCTCGACGACCTCGTGTCGCTGGTGTTCGATCAGCCGCCGGACCTCGAACCCGGCGTCGACGAGCGCGTTGTGAAGGTCGGCCACGGTTCGGTCGAACACCGTCAGCACCGAGTCGTAGTCGTCAATCGATATCTCCCGGGGGCCCGAATCCATGTAGCTCCCGTCTATACGCCCCGACTCCGCATCGAGGGCCTCGTAGAGGGGGTGGGGCACGCTCAGAACGAAGACCCCCTCGTCCCGGAGTACGCGCCGTGCCTCGCCGACTGCCTCGTCGAGGCGGTCGACCATCTGGAACGCCGCCTCGGACGACGCGACGTCGAACCCGTCGTCGGCGAGTGGGACGTTCGTCACGTCGCCCTGGACGAACCGCGCGTCGACGCCGTAGAAGTCCCGCAACCGCCTCGCGTGTCGCAGTTGTTCGCCCGAGAAATCGACGCCGACGACGGTGTCAGCCCCCAACCCCGCGGTTCCGACGCTTCCCTGTCCGCCGCCGCAGCCGAGTTCGACGTAATCCTTCCCCTCGACGGAGTCGAGGATCTCCGGCTGGTGGCCGCCCGGAGCGTCCGGCGCGAACGGCGACGGCGCGGGCGGGAGGTCCCCGTCTGCCGTGTCGGCGTTCCAGGTGGACTGGAACGCGTCGCTCCACTCGTCCCACAGCCGTCGGTTTTCGCGCCTGTGGTCCGGCATTGGCCCACGTTGCTCCGGGGTGGAGTATGAACGTTCCCCCAGTTCGAGACACTGTCACACGCCGGAGTGACGCTTCCGGCGTCGTGGAGGGGCCGGGAGTTCTGCCACGCTTCGGGTCTAGGAAGGGGGACCGAACCGGCGAAACGTTTCTAACACCCGATGGGATCGTTTGTAGTACTGCATGTCGTCAGATCGGCCGACTGATCCGGCGGGGATGTCACCGGACGACGCGTTCGCCGCGCTGGGCAACGAAACCCGGATCGAAACGCTTCGAGTGCTGGGCGACGCCGATCGTCCCCTCCCGTTCTCGGAGTTGAAAGACCGGGTCGGGATGCGGGACTCGGGCCAGTTCAATTACCACCTCGACGAACTCCGGGGACACTTCGTTCGGCAGGTCGAGAGCGAGTACGTCCTCAGCCAGACCGGCCAGCGGGTGGTCGAAGCCATTCTCTCCGGGACGGTCACTGACGCGCCCGTCGTCGAGCCGACGGAGATCGACCAGGAGTGCCACTTCTGCGGCGGGACCGTGGCCATCAGCTACCAGCAGGAACAGGTCGACATTCACTGCACGGAGTGTGACGGGCGACTAGGGGAGTCGCTCGAATCGAGTACGCTCGATCTGCCGGCGGATTTCGGCTGGCTCGGTGCACTTCCGCTCCCGCCCGCCGGCGTTCGGGATCGCGATCCCGAAGAGGTGCTCCTGGCCGCGACGACGCTCGGCCAAAGCGAGTACGTAGCAGCGAGCCAGGGCGTCTGTCCCCGGTGTTCGGCGACGGTGTCCCGCGAACTCCGGGCGTGTCCGGACCACCACGCGGACGACGGGATCTGTTCGACGTGTGGGCACCGCCGGGAGGTGCTGTTCTCGGCGCGGTGTCGCGTGTGTAACTTCGCGACGGGTGGCGGTCCCGTGATGGCGCTGTTTTCGGATGCCGATTTCCTCTCGCATCTCCTCGCACACGGCATCAACCCGGTCGCGCCGGACTCCACGATGGAACTCTACGGGGCGCTCCACAACTACGACGTCGAGATTGACGGGCCCGACGCGACCCGCGTCACGATCACGCACACGCTCGGTGATGACACGTTCACGAAGACGCTCGGCGACGAACTCCCGGTGACGACTAGTCGAGAAACAGCCTGATGTCCGCCGCTTCCGCCTCGATGTCGTCCGGGTCCTCCGCCCGAATCGCCGCCTCGTCCAGTTCGGTCACCCACTTGACGGCTGCGTCCTCGCCTTCGGCCATCTCACTCGCCGTCTCCGCATCGACGGGGCTTGCACGGAAGACGAACTGGTGTACGGTCGCCGAGTCGTCGCCGTCCGCTTGCTGGTACGTCACCCGTGTCGCCCGCTCGACCCCGACGATGGTCGGGGTCACGCCGGTCAGCGTCTCGACGGCCTCCCGCGCCCGGGCCGCGAAGTCCTCCCCCTCCGCGACTTCGACGTACGGGAGCGTCCAGCCGTGAACGCCGTCCCAGAGCAGCAACTCCCCGGATTCGCTCGTGACGCCGACTCCGACGAGACCGGCTTTTCCTCGCCAGTGGTCGAGGCCTGATGGGGGAAGCGAGTCGGTTTCCTCCTCGACGGCGACGTCGCTTCGCTCGGCGAGCGTTTCGGGGTCGGTCACCGACTCGATGACCTCCGACGAGTCGTGCGTGTGGTCGCTCATCGTGTCCGGGACCCTCGGGTCGCGGTGTGGTCGACTTCGAAGACGAACGTTCCGTTGCGCCGGACGACTTCGCCGCAGAACTCGATGCGGAAGTCGTCGGAGTCGTACGACATGCCCACAGGAACGGCCGAGGGCACAATAAGTCCGCGCAGAAGTATATTTCTGTACCCTGGCCCGTTGCCCCCGTTCGTGACGCTCGCGCCGTTTGATGACTCATCGGGTCTTGCTCGGCTGGGAGCACGACTCGAAGGGACAACCCAACTCTCCTTCGAACCCCGTACGAGGGACCGCTCAGCGATGGATCCGGCGCGTGAGCGTGAACACGAACAGCGCGATGAAGAACGCCCCAAGGAACCCCTGTGCGGAACTGAGCAGCCGCGTCAGCAGCGTCGTCCCGCCGGGGATATCGCCGAAGATCAACGTGACGAAGCTCTGGATGCTGAACACGAGCGCGGAGACGGCGCTCGCATCGGCCAGGACGTCCCGCGCGCGACCGACCCCGTCGCGCCCGCCGCGAGCGCTCACGAGTGACCAACACAGGAGCCGGTTACCGATATCGGCGGGCGTAGCGCTGCGGGAACGGGCGGCACCGAAACGCGTTTCCGACAACGCTGTTCAGAAACTCGGTCATTACTACACGTAAAATACCTTTGAGCCTTCCGGTTCATCTGATCGGTACCGACAGGGCTTGTATCCCACGGATTCGATGGATGAACGGAACACCGATGACGCGGAACCTCTTTCCCGACCGGATCGAAACGAGCCGCCTCGTCTTCGAACGCCTGCGCCACGGGACCGTCGACCCGTTCGAACTCTACGAGTTCGTCTCCCGGGACGACTGGCAGGGCGACGCGACCGAACACATGCCGTGGTTCCGGTTCCAGCGGGTGGACCAGGTCGAGGAGTTCGTCGACGAGGCCGAACGGCAGTGGGACGACTGGGACGCCGCGCGCTACCTCCTGCGCTCGAAGGACGAGGGCGGCGACATCGTCGGCACCACCGCCTACAGCCCCGACTGGGAGTCGCGGCGGGCGGGGTCGGGTATCGTGCTGGCGAAACAGTACTGGGGGCGGGAGTACGGGGTCGAACGGGCGTCGGCGTTTATCGAACTGACGTTCGAGCGGTACGACCTCGACGCCTACTACACGACCTGCGCCGCCGACAATGACCCCTCGCGGCGCATGATCGAGAAATACGTCGAGCGGTACGGCGGCCGCCACGAAGGGCTGTTGCGGCACCACTCACCGCGCCCGAACGGCGAGGTGACCGACCAGCACCGGTTCAGTATCGTCCGCAGCGAGTACGAGTCCGCGACGCGGGGGACGGAAACGCTGGATTTCGCAGTCGACTGGTAGGTGGCTCCGCCCCGTCTCCGGCACGGACCGAAGGCGAAGGACGCGTCCGCCAGGTATCGCGACGGCCCGTCAGGCCGAATCCCCGTCGAGGTCGTCCGCGGTAAAGCGGTGAACGTGGGCCTCCCCGTTCACGACGTTGACCGTCTCCATCGGGCCGTCGACCAGGTCCGGAAGCCGATCCATGAACTCCTCGTAATGCTCGGACTCGGTGTGTGCCGTCCAGGCCGCTTCGTCCTCGTACTGTTCGAAGAACCGCACGGTAGCGGACGCCTCGATGTCGACCATCGCCCGATACCGGACCGTCCCGTCCTCCGCCCGCGACCGCTCCGCGAGGGTCGCGATGAACTCCTTCGCCTCGTCGAAGCGGTCCGGGTCGATCGGGATGCTCGAATGGACGACTATCATCACTCGTACGACCGAGCCGTGTCGTATGAAATCCCCGGTGGTGTGGAAAACTCTAACACGAATCATGGGTCCGCTCGCATAGCGGGTCGGTCGTCCCTGAAAACGGGACCCGCGCCGCCATGCACAGGGTAACATTCAATGTCTGTGCGTTTGAATATTTAAATTGATGTACGACCGAATCCTGCTCTCGACGGACGGTACGGTCGCGTCCGAACGGGCCGAGTCACACGCGCTCGACCTCGCCGCCGCTCACGACGCCGTCCTCCACGTACTCTACGTCGTCGACGAGGACGTCGTGACCGCCTACAGCGGCGACGAGTACGTCGACGAAGCCGAAAGCCCCGAGCACGGCCTCGAGGAACGCGCGGAGGAGACGCTGTCGGAACTCCGCCGCCGCGCAGCGGAGGCCGGCGTCGACGTCGAGACGTCGATACGACACGGCCAGCCAGCGGAGACCATCGTGGGATACGCGGACGACCACGACCTGGACCTGCTCGTGCTCGGGACCAAGCGGCGGCCGGACGAGTACCGCGCCCTGCTGGGGAGCGTCACCGACCGCGTCCTCCGGTTGACCACCCGGCCAGCCACCGTCGTGAAAACCGAGGTCGGCGAGTAGCGACCGGCCGGGCAGTAGCGACCGCCGTCGGCCACAACGGCGCGACGGCGGCGAACGCTTGGTCGACGCCGCCCGGGAGTCCCCCGGTGAGTCGAAGGACAGCCACAGCCGCTTCGACGAGGAAAGCGCGCCGGGGCCGCCCTGCACCTCCGCCAGGGGCCGGAACGGCGTTCGTTACCCTGAGCGAAACGGGGATACGTGGTCGGGTTGAACGACCCGACGACCACCGACATGGATACCGACCCGCTTATCGGTTCGATCGCCCGAGCCACGGAACCCATCAGGGAACGGCTCCACGAGTACCGACGGAAGATCGACGCCGAAAACCCGTCCGGCGACACGCAGGTCGCGGCGGACGACTGGGCGGACGGCCTGTTCTACGAGGAGTTCGTCGACGCGGGGTTCGTCGGCGAGTACGCCAGCGAGGAGCGGTCGGACGTCGTCGACGTCGGGGACGGATACGGACTCACCATCGACCCGCTGGACGGGTCGTCGAACCTGCTCTCGAACTCCGTCACCGGTGCGGCGATCGGCGTGTACGACGCGCCGCTTCCCGCGCGGGGCCGCGACCTCGTCGCGGGGGCGATCGTCCTGTTCGGGTCGTACACGACGGTGACGGTCGCGACGGACGACGGCGTGACGCGTCACGTCGTCTCCGACGGCAGGGTCGTCGACCGCGATCCGGTGGCGATGCCCGACCGGGGCGATATCTACGGCTACGCCAGCACCCGGGCGGAGACGTCCGACGACCTCCAGGCGGTCCTCGACGAGGTCGGACGGACGCGGAAGGTCCGGTACAGCGGTGCGATGGTCGCCGACGCCGCCCAGTTGCTAACCCACGGGGGCGTTCTGGTGTATCCTGCCCGGTCGTCGGCGCCGGAGGGCGACCTCCGCCTGCAGTACGAGTCGAACCCGGTGGCGTACATCGTCGAGCGAGCGGGCGGCGCGTCCTCCGACGGGACGGGGTCGATCCTCGACGTTGAGCCGACGAACCTGCATCAGCGTACCCCGACCGTCCTCGGGTCGCCGGAACTGGTCGACCGCGTCGCGGAAGCGATACCGGCCGAGCAGTAGTCTTGTTCTTGTAGTACAATTCTGTGGCGTCGTATCCGCCACGAACCGGTTCAGGGTGACCCCGCGGGCCCCGTCACTGCCACGTCTCCCGGTCCACCCGAAACTCGTCGGGCGGGAGGTCCGGGACGGTCGAGGCGGTGGACTTCTCCCGCGTGATCCGTGCGTATCGGCGGAGTTCGTCGACGGTGCCGGTGTCTGCGTCCGCGTACACCTCCGTGCTTTCCTGTTCCCGCGTTCGGCCCGCCATGTTCTCCAGGACGTGTTTCGACGACAGTTCGTGGAGCGCGGCGGCCGCGACGTCGGCCTCGTCGAGCCGGTCGTGCAACTGCCGGAGCTTGCGGTTGCGCTCCTCGAGGAACGACGCCTCGATCCCCTCGGAGTCGCCGCCGGGGTACCCCCAGTTGTACTCGCTGAACCACAGCGGCTTCCCCAGGGTGTCGTGGGCCGCCGCTATCTTCTCGTCGAGCAGCGCGGCGGCCTCGTCGGCCGGGAGGTCGTAGTGGGCCTCGCCGACCCACCAGTGGAGCGAGCACGCGTCGATGCAGTCCGGGCGGTGGTCCTCGACGAAGTCGTTCCGGCCGTCGGGCCAGCCGTGGGTGCCCGTCGTCAGCAGCTGGTCGCCGGCCAGTTCCTTCACGTACGGCCCCACCTCCTCGATCCACGGCCGGATCGTCTGGCTGTCGCGCTCCCACGCGTTGAGGTACTCGACCTCGTTGCCGAGTTCCCACAGCATGATCGTGGGGTCGTCGCGGTACTCGACCCCGGTGAACCGGTTCTCGTGGGTCAACAGCTCCTCGACCCACTGCTTGTACAGCTCGATGCACCCCTCGTCGTGGTAGAAGTCGTTTATCCCCTCGGCGGTGTCCGACCGATGGACGAACCCGGGGACGTTGGCCGCGAGGTTCTCCTCGGGGTCGGTGCGGTAGCTCGGCGCGCCGCTGACGATGGGGACCGCCAGCCGGACGTTGCGGCGCTTCGCCCGGACGATCACCTCGTCGAACCGGCTGAAGAACTCCGCGTTGTCCTCGCCGGGGAACGGCCCGCCGTACTGGACGGGCACGTTCCAGCCGAAGGCGCGGGCGACGGTCGCGCCAACGCGGTCGAGCCCCTCGAACATGTAGGGCCGCATGCGGTCGTGATGCGGGTGGCCGAACCCGAACGTGAACTCCCCGCTCGGGTTCACCCCCGAGAGGTAGAACGTCCCGTCGTCGAGCGCGAACGACGTCCCGTCGACGCCGACGAACGACGCCGGGGACTGCTCGACCCGGACGCTCGTCCGCGCCCGGGCGAGTTCGGAGCCGTCCGCGCTGACCGCGCCCTCGAACCGCCGCTCGCCGACGCGCAGCACCTCCCGCTCGGCCGCGAGCGTTTCGGTCCCCTCGGCCGGGATGGAGACGTCCTTGGTCGCGACGACGCCCTCCGCAGTCCCGAGGGTCAACTGCCCGTCGAACGCGTCCGGTCCGGGGTTGTGCGCGGTGAGTTTGACCGTGACCGTGTCGGTCTGTCGGGCCGGGGCGGGGTCGGCTTCGAGGGCCGTTATCTCGACGGACGCCTGCGGCGTCGCTGTCGCTGTCCGGTCCCGCGTGGGGGACGACGTCGATTCACCCTCCGCCGGCGACGTCGCGCTCGTCCCCGCGGCGTCGTCGAGGACGCCGGAACAGCCCGCGAGCGAGCCGGTTCCCCCGACCGCCGCGAGCAGCCACCGTCGGGAGACGCCTTCGTCGGTCATGTACACTGGACGGGAAGACAGGTAGATTATGTTATCGGGCGGGCGATGTGCACGGCGTGCAC
It encodes:
- a CDS encoding ion channel, translated to MSARGGRDGVGRARDVLADASAVSALVFSIQSFVTLIFGDIPGGTTLLTRLLSSAQGFLGAFFIALFVFTLTRRIHR
- a CDS encoding NUDIX hydrolase, whose protein sequence is MGSERVRYVPKVCAYVTRGGGSELLVFEGPDHAGLQVPKGTVEPGETLQEALLREVKEESGLDLPTSVDCVARDIWARRQSKYYVRHFYHATVKDTLDTWTHVVTGDGDEAGKRFEYSWVDLPADRGFALDLDDYVGMLPSPVKAVQ
- a CDS encoding MFS transporter; the encoded protein is MFRRVWDDPTTRRWVGWAALAGAFVLVNFHRVSTGVLADTLSRVFDTTGAELGLLHSAFFYIYAPMQLFAGILTDRWGTRRVATLGSAVMGLGVVWFSFSGTYLAGFLARVLIGLGGGVIYIATLRYCANWFRADEFATVTGLTLSASAVGGLLAATPLAVLVAAVGWRDGLLGVGLAGFALTAAVFVLVRDTPADAGLAAVEGTPESTEQSFSEVLDGVRAVFDRRDTWIMGTMLFFAAGMNFTVMGLWGVPYVVQAYDVSVRTASLYTLAGNAGLVFGSPILGWLSDRLKERTGIILVSAVVYFLAYASIVVLGTPPLWYVGLVFFGVMFLLGGFTLSYTVIKERHTAARSGTATGTINGLSFLGAAVLPGVMGWALDVFWTGETVAGSRVYTLLGYRVAFGIAAVSGLVALGCAAWLHHRAG
- a CDS encoding putative quinol monooxygenase, producing the protein MIVVHAAFPIDPDHWDEAMDLVETLVAESNEEPGTIDYRATTDVVDENTIRFVERYEDGDAFESHIGTDHFQAFEDRLPDLLAGEPEVMRFEVSDATELEV
- a CDS encoding winged helix-turn-helix domain-containing protein; the protein is MSSDRPTDPAGMSPDDAFAALGNETRIETLRVLGDADRPLPFSELKDRVGMRDSGQFNYHLDELRGHFVRQVESEYVLSQTGQRVVEAILSGTVTDAPVVEPTEIDQECHFCGGTVAISYQQEQVDIHCTECDGRLGESLESSTLDLPADFGWLGALPLPPAGVRDRDPEEVLLAATTLGQSEYVAASQGVCPRCSATVSRELRACPDHHADDGICSTCGHRREVLFSARCRVCNFATGGGPVMALFSDADFLSHLLAHGINPVAPDSTMELYGALHNYDVEIDGPDATRVTITHTLGDDTFTKTLGDELPVTTSRETA
- a CDS encoding class I SAM-dependent methyltransferase — translated: MPDHRRENRRLWDEWSDAFQSTWNADTADGDLPPAPSPFAPDAPGGHQPEILDSVEGKDYVELGCGGGQGSVGTAGLGADTVVGVDFSGEQLRHARRLRDFYGVDARFVQGDVTNVPLADDGFDVASSEAAFQMVDRLDEAVGEARRVLRDEGVFVLSVPHPLYEALDAESGRIDGSYMDSGPREISIDDYDSVLTVFDRTVADLHNALVDAGFEVRRLIEHQRHEVVENDPADSSLPEILWDVPQSVRFWAVAR
- a CDS encoding SufS family cysteine desulfurase; its protein translation is MTCDPLALKEDFPALDRTVEGSPLVYLDNAATTQTPEQVYDVFEEFYGGYNANVHRGIHALSHEASVAYEEAHDRVADFLGANGGREELVFTKNATESVNLVAHGLGLTELGPGDAIVTTEMEHHATLVTWQQVAERTGADIRFVRVDDDGRLDMDHAAELVGDDTAVVAVTHVSNVLGTVNPVGELADLAHEHDARILVDGAQSAPTRPVDVEALDLDFFAFSGHKMAGPTGIGGLYGKRHLLEEMEPFLYGGGMIDRVSLDEATWNGLPWKFEAGTPPIAEGIALAAAVDYLEDIGMDAVREHENELAQYALERLATRDHVETYGPPAGRERTGLVSFNVDGVHGHDLSSLLNARGIAVRAGDHCTQPLHDAMDVPGSVRASFYVYNTKAEVDALVAAVDGAQEELPAHLASDRYHGKIAEHHAEGSGDATVDDPTIRISRRELTCGDEASFAVSVSPEGVVEGIAVDAESCAVSRAVSDILRSHFRGRSVEEIAAGEPVIPELLAGQFPDLRRDCVLGPEEALRAGVADYLDRQDRVGASDDA
- a CDS encoding NUDIX domain-containing protein, translated to MSDHTHDSSEVIESVTDPETLAERSDVAVEEETDSLPPSGLDHWRGKAGLVGVGVTSESGELLLWDGVHGWTLPYVEVAEGEDFAARAREAVETLTGVTPTIVGVERATRVTYQQADGDDSATVHQFVFRASPVDAETASEMAEGEDAAVKWVTELDEAAIRAEDPDDIEAEAADIRLFLD